One genomic window of Bactrocera dorsalis isolate Fly_Bdor chromosome 4, ASM2337382v1, whole genome shotgun sequence includes the following:
- the LOC105232013 gene encoding cytochrome P450 4d1, producing the protein MFSVPLILVFSSLVALLTYCYAKYARLYALAGRFGGPPALPIIGNALTFLNIEAHEFVSRCLEMGEKYGKTYRLWLGPQLNIIVHDPHDVEVLLSSNKLAVKADQYRYMKCWMHDGLLLSHGRKYQQRRKLVSPTFHYKMLDNFLSCFQEHSLELVQQMRGLCMEGSPFELRHFLGLCMLDTICDTAMGVQLQTQRNADSEYVKALNSLMAILHLRMYDMKYYFDFIFRCTAKAKEAERALAIINSYAEKVILQRRKELTHAPEQAQLETQGPSVGLKRKQTLLDILLNSTVDGKSLSNVDIREEVHTFMFAGHDTLSSALMFFFYCICRNPEWQQKCYEEICSVFGIEIGAVAMSREHLDRLYYVDLCIKEALRMYPPVALIGRKVLEETKINDHLIPAGTNIGFSPYVFGRQSEVFAEPNAFKPERFETVACENNSKLNPYIFTSFSAGPRSCVGQKYAILQMKVSIVNILLSFDLTFVGDATYELKLSNELTMRTKDPLMFTIRARDKKV; encoded by the exons ATGTTTTCGGTTCCGCTGATACTCGTGTTCAGTTCGCTTGTGGCATTGCTCACTTATTGCTACGCCAAGTACGCTCGTCTCTACGCTTTAGCCGGCCGTTTTGGTGGTCCACCGGCATTGCCCATCATTGGCAATGCGCTAACCTTCCTCAACATCGAGGCGCATGAGTTTGTAAGTCGCTGCTTAGAAATGGGTGAAAAATATGGCAAGACGTACCGCTTGTGGCTGGGTCCGCAGTTAAATATAATCGTACACGATCCACACGATGTCGAAGTCTTGCTCAGCTCAAATAAGCTGGCGGTAAAAGCGGATCAATATCGTTATATGAAATGCTGGATGCACGACGGTCTGCTGCTGTCGCATGGTCGTAAATATCAACAGCGTCGTAAACTTGTGTCCCCGACATTTCACTACAAGATGCTGGACAATTTTCTCAGTTGCTTTCAGGAGCATTCCTTGGAGTTAGTGCAGCAAATGCGGGGACTATGCATGGAAGGTTCACCCTTTGAGTTGCGTCACTTTTTGGGCCTGTGCATGTTGGATACGATTTGCG ATACGGCGATGGGTGTGCAGCTACAAACGCAACGTAATGCCGATTCTGAATACGTGAAGGCCTTAAACAG TCTCATGGCCATACTTCACCTACGCATGTAcgatatgaaatattattttgactTCATCTTTCGTTGCACCGCAAAAGCAAAAGAAGCTGAACGCGCACTCGCCATCATAAACAGTTACGCGGAGAAGGTGATCTTGCAACGACGCAAAGAGTTAACGCACGCGCCGGAGCAAGCACAGCTCGAAACGCAAGGACCTTCGGTTGGTTTAAAACGCAAGCAAACCTTGCTGGACATTTTACTGAACTCAACGGTCGACGGCAAGTCGCTAAGCAATGTCGATATACGCGAAGAGGTGCACACATTCATGTTCGCCGGTCACGATACGTTGTCGTCGGCGCTAATGTTCTTCTTCTACTGCATATGCAGAAATCCCGAATGGCAGCAAAAGTGCTACGAGGAGATATGCAGCGTGTTCGGTATAGAAATCGGCGCGGTAGCTATGAGTCGAGAGCACTTGGATCGGCTGTACTATGTAGATTTGTGCATTAAGGAAGCGCTGCGTATGTATCCACCGGTGGCGCTGATCGGCCGCAAAGTCTTAGAAGAGACCAAAATTA ATGATCATCTCATACCTGCTGGCACAAATATTGGCTTCTCACCTTATGTGTTTGGGCGTCAATCTGAAGTTTTTGCCGAGCCAAACGCATTCAAACCGGAACGTTTCGAGACGGTGGCATGTGAAAATAATTCAAAGCTAAATCCTTATATTTTCACCTCTTTTTCGGCGGGTCCACGTAGCTGCGTGGGCCAAAAATACGCCATACTGCAGATGAAAGTGTCAattgtgaatattttattaagttttgaCTTGACATTCGTAGGGGATGCGACATACGAGCTCAAACTTTCAAACGAATTGACCATGCGTACGAAGGATCCGCTAATGTTTACGATACGAGCACGTGacaaaaaagtgtaa
- the LOC105232012 gene encoding sex-lethal homolog isoform X3 has protein sequence MFGNMNNGGHAPYGFNGYRPSGGRRWGMSHSLPSGMDTDFTSSYPGPPMNRRGYNDFSGGGGGGGSMGGGGGSAMGSMNNMAPAASTNSLNCGSGGGGGGGGGGGDGLGGGSNGTNLIVNYLPQDMTDRELYALFRTIGPINTCRIMRDYKTGYSFGYAFVDYASETDSQRAIRSLNGITVRNKRLKVSYARPGGESIKDTNLYVTNLPRTITDDQLDTIFGKYGMIVQKNILRDKLTGKPRGVAFVRFNKREEAQEAISALNNVIPEGGSQPLTVRLAEEHGKAKAQQYMSQLKLIGGGGGGGGGGMGGPPPPLMNMGYNNMVHRDFNYSGLIDGLYRNKSYHYPYL, from the exons CGGTGGGCGTAGGTGGGGCATGTCCCATTCCCTGCCATCCGGCATG GATACAGATTTCACCTCGTCGTATCCAGGTCCACCAATGAATCGGCGCGGTTATAACGATTTTTcaggcggcggcggtggcggtggcagcATGGGTGGTGGCGGCGGCAGCGCCATGGGTTCCATGAACAATATGGCGCCCGCCGCCAGCACAAATTCCCTGAATTGTGGCagtggtggcggtggcggtggcggtggcggtggcggaGACGGTCTAGGCGGCGGCTCGAATGGCACAAATCTAATTGTGAACTATCTACCACAAGATATGACAGATCGTGAACTCTATGCTTTATTTAGGACAATCGGTCCTATAAACACTTGCAGAATAATGAGAGATTATAAG ACTGGTTACAGTTTTGGTTACGCTTTTGTTGATTACGCTTCCGAAACGGATTCACAACGTGCGATAAGAAGCTTAAACGGCATTACAGTGCGCAATAAGCGTTTAAAG gtTTCATATGCTCGTCCTGGCGGTGAATCGATTAAGGATACCAATTTGTACGTTACGAATCTACCACGTACAATAACCGATGATCAATTGGATACCATATTCGGTAAATATGGCATGATTGTACAAAAGAATATACTAAGAGACAAATTGACGGGCAAACCACGTGGCGTTGCATTTGTCAG ATTCAATAAGCGCGAAGAAGCGCAGGAGGCAATTTCCGCTCTGAACAATGTCATACCCGAGGGTGGATCTCAGCCGCTCACTGTACGCTTAGCCGAGGAGCATGGCAAAGCGAAAGCGCAGCAATACATGTCACAGCTGAAATTGattggtggcggcggcggcggcggtggtggcggTATGGGCGGTCCACCACCACCCCTCATGAATATGGGCTACAACAATATGGTGCACAGAG ACTTCAATTATTCCGGTCTTATTGACGGCCTGTATCGCAATAAATCCTATCACTATCCCTATTTATAA
- the LOC105232012 gene encoding sex-lethal homolog isoform X5, with amino-acid sequence MYRGGRRWGMSHSLPSGMSRYAFSPQDTDFTSSYPGPPMNRRGYNDFSGGGGGGGSMGGGGGSAMGSMNNMAPAASTNSLNCGSGGGGGGGGGGGDGLGGGSNGTNLIVNYLPQDMTDRELYALFRTIGPINTCRIMRDYKTGYSFGYAFVDYASETDSQRAIRSLNGITVRNKRLKVSYARPGGESIKDTNLYVTNLPRTITDDQLDTIFGKYGMIVQKNILRDKLTGKPRGVAFVRFNKREEAQEAISALNNVIPEGGSQPLTVRLAEEHGKAKAQQYMSQLKLIGGGGGGGGGGMGGPPPPLMNMGYNNMVHRDFNYSGLIDGLYRNKSYHYPYL; translated from the exons CGGTGGGCGTAGGTGGGGCATGTCCCATTCCCTGCCATCCGGCATG TCACGTTATGCGTTTTCACCGCAGGATACAGATTTCACCTCGTCGTATCCAGGTCCACCAATGAATCGGCGCGGTTATAACGATTTTTcaggcggcggcggtggcggtggcagcATGGGTGGTGGCGGCGGCAGCGCCATGGGTTCCATGAACAATATGGCGCCCGCCGCCAGCACAAATTCCCTGAATTGTGGCagtggtggcggtggcggtggcggtggcggtggcggaGACGGTCTAGGCGGCGGCTCGAATGGCACAAATCTAATTGTGAACTATCTACCACAAGATATGACAGATCGTGAACTCTATGCTTTATTTAGGACAATCGGTCCTATAAACACTTGCAGAATAATGAGAGATTATAAG ACTGGTTACAGTTTTGGTTACGCTTTTGTTGATTACGCTTCCGAAACGGATTCACAACGTGCGATAAGAAGCTTAAACGGCATTACAGTGCGCAATAAGCGTTTAAAG gtTTCATATGCTCGTCCTGGCGGTGAATCGATTAAGGATACCAATTTGTACGTTACGAATCTACCACGTACAATAACCGATGATCAATTGGATACCATATTCGGTAAATATGGCATGATTGTACAAAAGAATATACTAAGAGACAAATTGACGGGCAAACCACGTGGCGTTGCATTTGTCAG ATTCAATAAGCGCGAAGAAGCGCAGGAGGCAATTTCCGCTCTGAACAATGTCATACCCGAGGGTGGATCTCAGCCGCTCACTGTACGCTTAGCCGAGGAGCATGGCAAAGCGAAAGCGCAGCAATACATGTCACAGCTGAAATTGattggtggcggcggcggcggcggtggtggcggTATGGGCGGTCCACCACCACCCCTCATGAATATGGGCTACAACAATATGGTGCACAGAG ACTTCAATTATTCCGGTCTTATTGACGGCCTGTATCGCAATAAATCCTATCACTATCCCTATTTATAA
- the LOC105228214 gene encoding cytochrome P450 4d1: MFLTLGLLAIATVLTVVALIYKLKFKYLIDVTRDIPSAPTLPIIGHAHYFVNKPPHVQIQKLNELLEIYGNTMKVWLGTELNVIMGDVQDVEAVLGSMTFIEKAGEYKRLEPWLKEGLLVSGGRKWHKRRKAITPAFHFKILDQFIEVFERESRALVANLERECRLQSNSGFNLYDWINLCTLDTICETAMGVSVHAQTNTDSEYVQAVKTISTVIHKRMFDIIYRFDLTYRFTKLAREEKRALSVLHSFTERIIMQRRAELLRAKENTLTAAADKNPTNGYNATDNDADVGAKRKQAFLDILLHAEIDGKPLSNLDIREEVDTFMFEGHDTTSSAITFFFYNIATYPECQRKCYAEIVDIFGKDTSKPVTYEALNNLTYVELCVKETLRLFPSVPLLGRKVTQECEINGKVLPAGTNIGISPLYLGRQESIFPDANIFKPERFDISNNAKKMNPYAYIPFSAGPRNCIGQRFAMLEVKSIVTNVLRHFEVEFVSDGTEGPTLIAELILRTKDPLMFRLKPRI; this comes from the exons ATGTTCCTCACGCTTGGATTGCTCGCGATCGCGACGGTTCTTACCGTCGTTGCGCTAatatacaaattgaaatttaaatatttgatcgATGTGACGCGCGATATACCCTCAGCGCCGACATTGCCCATTATAGGACATGCGCATTACTTCGTCAATAAGCCGCCACATGTGCAAATCCAAAAACTGAATGAATTACTTGAGATCTATGGTAATACTATGAAAGTTTGGCTGGGTACCGAATTGAATGTAATAATGGGCGATGTACAGGATGTGGAGGCGGTTTTAGGTTCGATGACATTTATTGAGAAAGCGGGCGAGTATAAAAGACTGGAACCATGGCTAAAAGAGGGACTGCTCGTCAGTGGTGGGCGCAAATGGCATAAACGGCGTAAGGCCATAACTCCGGCCTTTCATTTCAAAATCTTAGATCAATTTATCGAAGTTTTTGAGCGAGAATCACGCGCTTTGGTCGCCAATTTAGAGCGCGAGTGTCGTTTGCAGAGCAATAGTGGTTTCAATTTATACGACTGGATAAATCTCTGCACGCTGGATACGATTTGTG AAACTGCTATGGGTGTATCTGTGCATGCGCAAACCAATACTGATTCAGAATACGTGCAAGCCGTTAAAAC CATCTCTACCGTGATACACAAACGCATGTTCGACATTATCTATCGGTTCGATTTGACTTATCGGTTTACCAAATTGGCACGTGAAGAGAAGCGTGCCTTGTCTGTACTACACAGCTTTACCGAGCGTATTATCATGCAACGGCGCGCAGAGTTGCTACGCGCAAAAGAAAACACGCTTACTGCTGCCGCCGACAAAAACCCCACGAACGGTTATAACGCGACGGACAATGACGCCGATGTGGGCGCCAAACGCAAACAAGCCTTTCTCGACATCCTACTGCACGCAGAGATCGACGGCAAGCCGCTGAGCAACTTGGATATACGCGAAGAGGTGGACACATTCATGTTCGAGGGACATGACACCACCTCATCGGCGATAACCTTCTTCTTCTACAACATTGCCACCTATCCGGAGTGTCAACGGAAGTGCTACGCGGAGATtgtcgatattttcggtaaagaCACAAGCAAGCCGGTGACTTATGAAGCATTAAATAACTTAACCTATGTGGAATTGTGCGTTAAGGAGACGCTACGCTTGTTTCCCTCGGTGCCGCTGTTGGGTCGGAAAGTAACGCAGGAGTGTGAAATAA ATGGCAAAGTTTTGCCTGCTGGCACAAATATCGGTATCTCGCCGCTATATTTGGGACGTCAGGAAAGTATTTTCCCCGATGCGAACATCTTTAAGCCGGAACGATTCGATATTTCAAATAATGCGAAGAAAATGAATCCCTACGCGTATATTCCGTTCTCAGCTGGACCGCGTAACTGTATTGGTCAACGTTTCGCTATGTTGGAGGTAAAGAGTATCGTGACAAATGTGCTGCGTCATTTTGAGGTCGAATTTGTGAGTGATGGCACGGAAGGACCGACACTTATAGCTGAGCTGATACTGCGTACCAAAGATCCTTTGATGTTCCGTTTGAAACCGAGGATATAG
- the LOC105232012 gene encoding sex-lethal homolog isoform X2, with the protein MFGNMNNGGHAPYGFNGYRPSGGRRWGMSHSLPSGMSRYAFSPQDTDFTSSYPGPPMNRRGYNDFSGGGGGGGSMGGGGGSAMGSMNNMAPAASTNSLNCGSGGGGGGGGGGGDGLGGGSNGTNLIVNYLPQDMTDRELYALFRTIGPINTCRIMRDYKTGYSFGYAFVDYASETDSQRAIRSLNGITVRNKRLKVSYARPGGESIKDTNLYVTNLPRTITDDQLDTIFGKYGMIVQKNILRDKLTGKPRGVAFVRFNKREEAQEAISALNNVIPEGGSQPLTVRLAEEHGKAKAQQYMSQLKLIGGGGGGGGGGMGGPPPPLMNMGYNNMVHRAIQQLYSPDIKRALSQQLHIFR; encoded by the exons CGGTGGGCGTAGGTGGGGCATGTCCCATTCCCTGCCATCCGGCATG TCACGTTATGCGTTTTCACCGCAGGATACAGATTTCACCTCGTCGTATCCAGGTCCACCAATGAATCGGCGCGGTTATAACGATTTTTcaggcggcggcggtggcggtggcagcATGGGTGGTGGCGGCGGCAGCGCCATGGGTTCCATGAACAATATGGCGCCCGCCGCCAGCACAAATTCCCTGAATTGTGGCagtggtggcggtggcggtggcggtggcggtggcggaGACGGTCTAGGCGGCGGCTCGAATGGCACAAATCTAATTGTGAACTATCTACCACAAGATATGACAGATCGTGAACTCTATGCTTTATTTAGGACAATCGGTCCTATAAACACTTGCAGAATAATGAGAGATTATAAG ACTGGTTACAGTTTTGGTTACGCTTTTGTTGATTACGCTTCCGAAACGGATTCACAACGTGCGATAAGAAGCTTAAACGGCATTACAGTGCGCAATAAGCGTTTAAAG gtTTCATATGCTCGTCCTGGCGGTGAATCGATTAAGGATACCAATTTGTACGTTACGAATCTACCACGTACAATAACCGATGATCAATTGGATACCATATTCGGTAAATATGGCATGATTGTACAAAAGAATATACTAAGAGACAAATTGACGGGCAAACCACGTGGCGTTGCATTTGTCAG ATTCAATAAGCGCGAAGAAGCGCAGGAGGCAATTTCCGCTCTGAACAATGTCATACCCGAGGGTGGATCTCAGCCGCTCACTGTACGCTTAGCCGAGGAGCATGGCAAAGCGAAAGCGCAGCAATACATGTCACAGCTGAAATTGattggtggcggcggcggcggcggtggtggcggTATGGGCGGTCCACCACCACCCCTCATGAATATGGGCTACAACAATATGGTGCACAGAG CTATCCAACAATTGTACAGCCCAGATATTAAGCGCGCTCTTTCAcaacaattacatatatttaggtAA
- the LOC105232012 gene encoding sex-lethal homolog isoform X6, which translates to MYRGGRRWGMSHSLPSGMDTDFTSSYPGPPMNRRGYNDFSGGGGGGGSMGGGGGSAMGSMNNMAPAASTNSLNCGSGGGGGGGGGGGDGLGGGSNGTNLIVNYLPQDMTDRELYALFRTIGPINTCRIMRDYKTGYSFGYAFVDYASETDSQRAIRSLNGITVRNKRLKVSYARPGGESIKDTNLYVTNLPRTITDDQLDTIFGKYGMIVQKNILRDKLTGKPRGVAFVRFNKREEAQEAISALNNVIPEGGSQPLTVRLAEEHGKAKAQQYMSQLKLIGGGGGGGGGGMGGPPPPLMNMGYNNMVHRDFNYSGLIDGLYRNKSYHYPYL; encoded by the exons CGGTGGGCGTAGGTGGGGCATGTCCCATTCCCTGCCATCCGGCATG GATACAGATTTCACCTCGTCGTATCCAGGTCCACCAATGAATCGGCGCGGTTATAACGATTTTTcaggcggcggcggtggcggtggcagcATGGGTGGTGGCGGCGGCAGCGCCATGGGTTCCATGAACAATATGGCGCCCGCCGCCAGCACAAATTCCCTGAATTGTGGCagtggtggcggtggcggtggcggtggcggtggcggaGACGGTCTAGGCGGCGGCTCGAATGGCACAAATCTAATTGTGAACTATCTACCACAAGATATGACAGATCGTGAACTCTATGCTTTATTTAGGACAATCGGTCCTATAAACACTTGCAGAATAATGAGAGATTATAAG ACTGGTTACAGTTTTGGTTACGCTTTTGTTGATTACGCTTCCGAAACGGATTCACAACGTGCGATAAGAAGCTTAAACGGCATTACAGTGCGCAATAAGCGTTTAAAG gtTTCATATGCTCGTCCTGGCGGTGAATCGATTAAGGATACCAATTTGTACGTTACGAATCTACCACGTACAATAACCGATGATCAATTGGATACCATATTCGGTAAATATGGCATGATTGTACAAAAGAATATACTAAGAGACAAATTGACGGGCAAACCACGTGGCGTTGCATTTGTCAG ATTCAATAAGCGCGAAGAAGCGCAGGAGGCAATTTCCGCTCTGAACAATGTCATACCCGAGGGTGGATCTCAGCCGCTCACTGTACGCTTAGCCGAGGAGCATGGCAAAGCGAAAGCGCAGCAATACATGTCACAGCTGAAATTGattggtggcggcggcggcggcggtggtggcggTATGGGCGGTCCACCACCACCCCTCATGAATATGGGCTACAACAATATGGTGCACAGAG ACTTCAATTATTCCGGTCTTATTGACGGCCTGTATCGCAATAAATCCTATCACTATCCCTATTTATAA
- the LOC105232012 gene encoding sex-lethal homolog isoform X1, with translation MFGNMNNGGHAPYGFNGYRPSGGRRWGMSHSLPSGMSRYAFSPQDTDFTSSYPGPPMNRRGYNDFSGGGGGGGSMGGGGGSAMGSMNNMAPAASTNSLNCGSGGGGGGGGGGGDGLGGGSNGTNLIVNYLPQDMTDRELYALFRTIGPINTCRIMRDYKTGYSFGYAFVDYASETDSQRAIRSLNGITVRNKRLKVSYARPGGESIKDTNLYVTNLPRTITDDQLDTIFGKYGMIVQKNILRDKLTGKPRGVAFVRFNKREEAQEAISALNNVIPEGGSQPLTVRLAEEHGKAKAQQYMSQLKLIGGGGGGGGGGMGGPPPPLMNMGYNNMVHRDFNYSGLIDGLYRNKSYHYPYL, from the exons CGGTGGGCGTAGGTGGGGCATGTCCCATTCCCTGCCATCCGGCATG TCACGTTATGCGTTTTCACCGCAGGATACAGATTTCACCTCGTCGTATCCAGGTCCACCAATGAATCGGCGCGGTTATAACGATTTTTcaggcggcggcggtggcggtggcagcATGGGTGGTGGCGGCGGCAGCGCCATGGGTTCCATGAACAATATGGCGCCCGCCGCCAGCACAAATTCCCTGAATTGTGGCagtggtggcggtggcggtggcggtggcggtggcggaGACGGTCTAGGCGGCGGCTCGAATGGCACAAATCTAATTGTGAACTATCTACCACAAGATATGACAGATCGTGAACTCTATGCTTTATTTAGGACAATCGGTCCTATAAACACTTGCAGAATAATGAGAGATTATAAG ACTGGTTACAGTTTTGGTTACGCTTTTGTTGATTACGCTTCCGAAACGGATTCACAACGTGCGATAAGAAGCTTAAACGGCATTACAGTGCGCAATAAGCGTTTAAAG gtTTCATATGCTCGTCCTGGCGGTGAATCGATTAAGGATACCAATTTGTACGTTACGAATCTACCACGTACAATAACCGATGATCAATTGGATACCATATTCGGTAAATATGGCATGATTGTACAAAAGAATATACTAAGAGACAAATTGACGGGCAAACCACGTGGCGTTGCATTTGTCAG ATTCAATAAGCGCGAAGAAGCGCAGGAGGCAATTTCCGCTCTGAACAATGTCATACCCGAGGGTGGATCTCAGCCGCTCACTGTACGCTTAGCCGAGGAGCATGGCAAAGCGAAAGCGCAGCAATACATGTCACAGCTGAAATTGattggtggcggcggcggcggcggtggtggcggTATGGGCGGTCCACCACCACCCCTCATGAATATGGGCTACAACAATATGGTGCACAGAG ACTTCAATTATTCCGGTCTTATTGACGGCCTGTATCGCAATAAATCCTATCACTATCCCTATTTATAA
- the LOC105232012 gene encoding sex-lethal homolog isoform X4, with translation MFGNMNNGGHAPYGFNGYRPSGGRRWGMSHSLPSGMDTDFTSSYPGPPMNRRGYNDFSGGGGGGGSMGGGGGSAMGSMNNMAPAASTNSLNCGSGGGGGGGGGGGDGLGGGSNGTNLIVNYLPQDMTDRELYALFRTIGPINTCRIMRDYKTGYSFGYAFVDYASETDSQRAIRSLNGITVRNKRLKVSYARPGGESIKDTNLYVTNLPRTITDDQLDTIFGKYGMIVQKNILRDKLTGKPRGVAFVRFNKREEAQEAISALNNVIPEGGSQPLTVRLAEEHGKAKAQQYMSQLKLIGGGGGGGGGGMGGPPPPLMNMGYNNMVHRAIQQLYSPDIKRALSQQLHIFR, from the exons CGGTGGGCGTAGGTGGGGCATGTCCCATTCCCTGCCATCCGGCATG GATACAGATTTCACCTCGTCGTATCCAGGTCCACCAATGAATCGGCGCGGTTATAACGATTTTTcaggcggcggcggtggcggtggcagcATGGGTGGTGGCGGCGGCAGCGCCATGGGTTCCATGAACAATATGGCGCCCGCCGCCAGCACAAATTCCCTGAATTGTGGCagtggtggcggtggcggtggcggtggcggtggcggaGACGGTCTAGGCGGCGGCTCGAATGGCACAAATCTAATTGTGAACTATCTACCACAAGATATGACAGATCGTGAACTCTATGCTTTATTTAGGACAATCGGTCCTATAAACACTTGCAGAATAATGAGAGATTATAAG ACTGGTTACAGTTTTGGTTACGCTTTTGTTGATTACGCTTCCGAAACGGATTCACAACGTGCGATAAGAAGCTTAAACGGCATTACAGTGCGCAATAAGCGTTTAAAG gtTTCATATGCTCGTCCTGGCGGTGAATCGATTAAGGATACCAATTTGTACGTTACGAATCTACCACGTACAATAACCGATGATCAATTGGATACCATATTCGGTAAATATGGCATGATTGTACAAAAGAATATACTAAGAGACAAATTGACGGGCAAACCACGTGGCGTTGCATTTGTCAG ATTCAATAAGCGCGAAGAAGCGCAGGAGGCAATTTCCGCTCTGAACAATGTCATACCCGAGGGTGGATCTCAGCCGCTCACTGTACGCTTAGCCGAGGAGCATGGCAAAGCGAAAGCGCAGCAATACATGTCACAGCTGAAATTGattggtggcggcggcggcggcggtggtggcggTATGGGCGGTCCACCACCACCCCTCATGAATATGGGCTACAACAATATGGTGCACAGAG CTATCCAACAATTGTACAGCCCAGATATTAAGCGCGCTCTTTCAcaacaattacatatatttaggtAA